The following coding sequences are from one Diabrotica virgifera virgifera chromosome 2, PGI_DIABVI_V3a window:
- the LOC126879777 gene encoding uncharacterized protein LOC126879777 — MKKYHRLLLIIVSAISLILFLIYRHEYNRLHYVLEVFNFFGQPCNFSDLQTSDYTLKQYDWGPQPMWQEIDNGYVYSAFLTGKIEVKAIALPLDAKKVPRNCYLWFEEKKKPLTGKFTFSKMLNTNLSSLTPYFFYCTAPTIDNSPYAVSFTYKPKKESEMKKILLVDIQITNHKTPNINTTICVSPTTFSKKKIVEFFSFHRLVGVESFIFYTKDIPYRLSKLLMNLSKRLDAHVAFLPWNFPKNDIDVAQSIIEYDCLFRTYGRSRFIITLNLNEYLVPTTSYTIKELLNDLENQVHRLSLPVQKFCINNVSNNKPLALQNYDVIRDINHNDVRFIYKNVEDNNFNTNTVDKTRASVHKYVKCGVYSQTTTDYSMQKFSIDFTRSTLVQLLIHNQL, encoded by the coding sequence ATGAAGAAATACCATCGACTATTATTAATAATTGTTTCCGCAATAAGTTTaatcttatttttaatttatCGTCATGAATACAATCGCTTACACTATGTATTAGAAGTTTTCAACTTTTTTGGCCAGCCTTGCAACTTTTCAGACTTGCAGACAAGTGACTATACATTAAAGCAGTATGATTGGGGGCCGCAGCCAATGTGGCAAGAAATAGATAATGGTTATGTTTATTCTGCGTTTTTAACTGGAAAGATTGAAGTTAAAGCTATTGCTCTTCCTCTAGATGCTAAAAAGGTGCCCAGAAATTGCTACCTTTGGTTCGAAGAGAAGAAGAAACCACTTACTGGAAAATTTACTTTTTCAAAAATGCTAAATACTAATTTAAGCTCTCTAACACCTTACTTTTTCTACTGCACAGCTCCCACTATAGATAACTCACCATACGCAGTTTCATTTACGTATAAGCCAAAAAAAGAAAGTGAGATGAAAAAGATATTGTTGGTAGATATTCAAATAACAAACCACAAGACTCCAAATATCAATACCACAATTTGCGTTTCTCCAACAACATTCagtaagaaaaaaattgttgagttttttagttttcatAGACTTGTAGGTGTTGAATCGTTCATATTTTATACCAAAGATATTCCTTATCGACTTTCAAAATTGTTAATGAATTTATCTAAAAGACTTGATGCACATGTAGCTTTTTTACCTTGgaattttccaaaaaatgataTTGATGTAGCCCAATCTATTATTGAATATGATTGCCTATTCCGTACCTATGGTCGATCCAGATTTATAATTACTTTGAATTTAAATGAATACCTCGTTCCAACTACATCTTATACTATCAAGGAACTTCTAAATGATTTAGAAAATCAAGTCCATAGGTTAAGTTTGCCCGTCCAaaagttttgtattaataatgTAAGTAATAATAAACCTCTGGCTTTGCAAAACTATGATGTTATAAGGGATATCAATCATAATGACGTCCGctttatatataaaaatgtggAGGATAATAATTTCAATACCAACACAGTTGATAAAACCAGAGCATCAGTTCATAAGTATGTGAAATGTGGCGTTTATAGTCAAACTACAACAGACTATAGCATGCAGAAGTTTTCAATCGACTTTACTAGATCTACATTGGTGCAGCTTCTTATACATAATCAATTGTAA